A single region of the Anomaloglossus baeobatrachus isolate aAnoBae1 chromosome 2, aAnoBae1.hap1, whole genome shotgun sequence genome encodes:
- the IFT20 gene encoding intraflagellar transport protein 20 homolog isoform X2 produces the protein MSAMAKDSLSEAGFHFDELNKLRILDPDVSQQTTELKEECREFVEKIDDFQKIVGGLIELVDQLAKETENEKMKAIGARNLLKSIAKQREAQQQQLQALIAEKKMQLERYRIEYEALCKVEAEQNEFIDQFILQK, from the exons CAATGGCTAAAGACTCGCTATCTGAAGCCGGGTTTCACTTTGACGAACTCAACAAATTGCGTATCTTGGATCCAGACGTCTCTCAGCAAACCACAGAGCTGAAGGAGGAATGCCGGGAGTTTGTGGAAa AAATAGATGATTTTCAAAAAATAGTAGGTGGTTTAATAGAGCTGGTGGATCAGCTGGCGAAAGAGACGGAGAATGAGAAAATGAAG GCCATTGGTGCCCGTAATCTATTAAAATCCATTGCAAAGCAGCGAGAAGCACAGCAACAGCAGCTGCAGGCGTTGATAGCAGAGAAGAAGATGCAGCTGGAAAG gtatCGAATAGAATATGAGGCTCTATGTAAAGTAGAAGCAGAACAGAACGAATTCATAGACCAATTCATCCTCCAGAAGTAA
- the IFT20 gene encoding intraflagellar transport protein 20 homolog isoform X1, whose protein sequence is MSAAMAKDSLSEAGFHFDELNKLRILDPDVSQQTTELKEECREFVEKIDDFQKIVGGLIELVDQLAKETENEKMKAIGARNLLKSIAKQREAQQQQLQALIAEKKMQLERYRIEYEALCKVEAEQNEFIDQFILQK, encoded by the exons CAGCAATGGCTAAAGACTCGCTATCTGAAGCCGGGTTTCACTTTGACGAACTCAACAAATTGCGTATCTTGGATCCAGACGTCTCTCAGCAAACCACAGAGCTGAAGGAGGAATGCCGGGAGTTTGTGGAAa AAATAGATGATTTTCAAAAAATAGTAGGTGGTTTAATAGAGCTGGTGGATCAGCTGGCGAAAGAGACGGAGAATGAGAAAATGAAG GCCATTGGTGCCCGTAATCTATTAAAATCCATTGCAAAGCAGCGAGAAGCACAGCAACAGCAGCTGCAGGCGTTGATAGCAGAGAAGAAGATGCAGCTGGAAAG gtatCGAATAGAATATGAGGCTCTATGTAAAGTAGAAGCAGAACAGAACGAATTCATAGACCAATTCATCCTCCAGAAGTAA